One part of the candidate division WOR-3 bacterium genome encodes these proteins:
- a CDS encoding PPC domain-containing DNA-binding protein, whose product MEAKKINNFIYFLRLEKDEEIIDSLKNFSKKNHIKGGFFYGIGAGKDFTLGYYDLTKKKYLKKVIKKECEILSLLGNISYLKKEIFIHAHIILADRNFQIFGGHLFSGRITATLEIFLILIEKKIKREFFPDIGLNLISFKKFHQ is encoded by the coding sequence ATGGAAGCAAAAAAAATTAACAATTTTATTTATTTCTTGCGCTTAGAAAAAGACGAAGAAATTATTGATTCTTTAAAAAATTTTTCCAAAAAAAACCATATAAAAGGTGGTTTTTTTTATGGTATCGGAGCCGGCAAAGATTTCACACTAGGATATTATGATTTAACCAAAAAGAAATATTTAAAAAAAGTGATTAAAAAGGAATGCGAGATCCTCTCTCTTCTTGGTAATATTTCTTATTTAAAAAAAGAAATTTTTATTCATGCCCATATCATTCTGGCTGACCGAAACTTTCAAATTTTTGGTGGCCATTTATTTTCAGGAAGAATAACGGCTACTTTAGAAATTTTTCTAATCTTAATAGAAAAAAAGATCAAAAGAGAATTCTTTCCCGATATTGGTTTAAATTTAATAAGTTTTAAAAAATTTCACCAATAA
- a CDS encoding CDP-alcohol phosphatidyltransferase family protein — translation MGILTIPNILSISRLIFLPLILFFLSKNLHSLSLLFISLSWLTDAFDGYLARKLNQVSDLGKILDHLVDKIWVGTILVTLVIIKNLDFKIVLAIIIRDLLITAGFIFLMKKKNIISKSSILGKITGFLFALLILTTLLNRQKELLIITYLTWIFIILSFLDYFIYFLKLYGSKKN, via the coding sequence ATGGGGATTTTAACCATTCCCAATATTTTAAGCATTTCCCGATTAATTTTTTTACCACTAATTTTATTCTTTTTATCTAAAAATCTTCACTCTTTAAGTCTACTTTTTATTTCTTTATCGTGGTTAACCGATGCCTTTGATGGCTATTTAGCTCGAAAGTTAAATCAAGTTTCAGACCTGGGTAAAATCCTTGATCATTTGGTTGATAAAATTTGGGTGGGAACAATTTTAGTAACTTTAGTAATAATTAAAAACCTTGATTTTAAAATTGTGCTGGCAATAATAATTCGTGATTTACTTATTACTGCGGGTTTTATCTTTTTGATGAAGAAAAAAAATATCATTTCTAAATCTTCGATCTTGGGGAAAATAACCGGTTTTCTCTTTGCCCTTCTTATTTTGACTACGCTTCTCAATCGGCAAAAGGAGCTTTTAATTATTACTTATTTAACCTGGATTTTTATTATCTTATCTTTTTTAGATTATTTTATTTATTTTTTAAAATTATATGGAAGCAAAAAAAATTAA
- a CDS encoding NAD(+)/NADH kinase, translated as MVNLKKEEIKKITKEIVDYLIKNNIEPFFIKEEREYLGYNNYGNLEENLEEIDFIIALGGDGTILRTSKILKGLAIPTIGINLGSLGFLTTFSKEEKIKAIEDFLKKELIIEKRMLIKVNFKNEEIFVLNDVAINMGNSLRMIEVNLYVEDELINKFNGDGVIVATPTGSTAYSLAAGGPIVHPLSEVFIITPIAPHLLSSRPLILPGNFQLKLLLGRKNAPAHLVLDGQRVFSLNADEEVILEKAKNYFLLVNKKEKTYFDILKKKLKWGF; from the coding sequence GTGGTAAATTTAAAAAAAGAAGAAATTAAAAAAATTACCAAAGAAATTGTTGATTATCTTATCAAAAACAATATTGAACCTTTTTTTATAAAAGAAGAAAGAGAATATTTGGGTTATAATAATTACGGAAATTTAGAAGAGAATTTAGAAGAAATAGATTTCATTATTGCCTTAGGAGGTGATGGTACAATTTTAAGGACTTCTAAAATTTTAAAAGGGTTGGCAATACCGACAATTGGTATTAACTTAGGAAGTTTAGGATTTTTAACCACCTTTTCCAAAGAAGAAAAAATAAAAGCAATTGAAGATTTTTTAAAAAAAGAATTAATAATTGAAAAGAGAATGCTTATTAAAGTAAATTTTAAAAATGAAGAGATTTTTGTATTGAATGATGTGGCGATTAATATGGGGAACTCTTTAAGGATGATTGAGGTAAATCTTTATGTAGAGGACGAGTTGATTAATAAGTTTAATGGTGACGGTGTAATTGTGGCTACCCCTACTGGTTCTACTGCTTATTCTTTGGCAGCGGGTGGACCAATTGTTCATCCGCTTTCGGAGGTCTTTATTATTACTCCTATTGCTCCCCATTTATTATCAAGCCGACCTTTAATCTTACCGGGCAACTTCCAATTAAAACTTCTCTTGGGAAGAAAGAATGCTCCGGCCCATTTAGTTCTGGATGGCCAAAGAGTTTTTTCTTTAAATGCTGATGAAGAAGTAATATTAGAAAAAGCAAAAAATTACTTTCTTTTAGTTAATAAAAAAGAAAAAACCTATTTTGATATTCTGAAGAAAAAACTGAAATGGGGATTTTAA
- a CDS encoding HemK/PrmC family methyltransferase, which yields MNKELLTIKKRYNLNDEEFHFILSAVFDKKLYQIYLSEKLPKNKIKKIINLCKKKKDEIPLPYLLKKAYFLDLELFIEKGVFIPRAETELLISLIEKENQNKKNVHYIIDIGVGTGNLTIALARIFPNALIIGTDISKRALRVARKNIEKYSLTNRIKLYYADLFYFPNYQKYFNQFDLIVSNPPYINKRDYERLPKAVKDYEDKKSLYGGEDGLLVIKRILKEGKVFLKKNGKIFLEIDSNHPIKIYQYAKELYSSFIFINSLTKKIRFAIIS from the coding sequence ATGAATAAGGAATTATTAACAATTAAAAAAAGATACAATCTCAATGACGAAGAGTTCCATTTTATTCTCTCAGCCGTATTTGACAAAAAACTTTATCAAATCTATTTAAGTGAGAAACTACCCAAAAACAAAATTAAAAAAATTATTAACCTTTGTAAAAAAAAGAAAGACGAAATACCCCTTCCCTATCTTTTAAAAAAAGCCTATTTTTTAGATTTAGAATTATTTATTGAAAAAGGGGTTTTTATTCCCAGAGCCGAAACTGAGTTGCTTATTTCTTTGATAGAAAAGGAAAATCAGAATAAAAAGAATGTGCACTACATTATTGATATTGGTGTCGGAACCGGAAATTTAACAATTGCTCTTGCTCGGATATTTCCCAATGCCTTAATTATCGGTACGGACATATCAAAAAGAGCATTAAGAGTAGCAAGAAAAAATATTGAGAAATATTCGCTCACAAATCGTATTAAACTATATTATGCCGATTTATTTTATTTTCCCAACTATCAGAAATATTTTAACCAATTTGACTTAATTGTTTCTAATCCCCCTTATATTAATAAAAGGGATTATGAAAGACTTCCCAAAGCAGTTAAAGACTATGAAGATAAAAAATCTTTATATGGTGGTGAAGATGGTCTTTTGGTGATAAAAAGAATCTTAAAAGAAGGCAAAGTTTTTCTTAAAAAAAACGGAAAAATTTTTTTAGAAATTGATAGTAACCATCCAATAAAAATTTACCAATATGCTAAAGAATTATACTCTTCTTTTATCTTTATTAACTCTTTGACTAAAAAAATTAGATTCGCCATAATTTCTTAA
- the prfA gene encoding peptide chain release factor 1, translating into MKIQWERKIEVIKEKLKEIDKKFSDREIISNPKLLEELGREYKELKNIVEKYESLKKKEKELEEIIKMKESCDKETYQYLLEEEEKLEKEKKELEKELFYYFLPQGEDLKRNCIVEIRPAAGGEESCLFAMDLFKMYQKYLDKKGFKYEILSFRPSDLGGAKEIIFLVSGEGAYNYLRFEQGVHRVQRVPITEASGRIHTSTVTVAVLMEPKEVEINIKEEDLKIEVFRASSKGGQHVNVTDSAVRITHLPTGIVVSCQDERSQYQNRQKALKILKARLLEYERKKQKEEVDKERRKQIGSGERAEKIRTYNFPQNRVTDHRIDLTLYELDKIMEGNLDPIISQLQEKEIEKILNE; encoded by the coding sequence ATGAAAATTCAGTGGGAAAGAAAAATCGAGGTAATAAAAGAAAAATTAAAAGAAATTGACAAAAAATTTAGTGACAGAGAAATTATCAGCAATCCTAAGTTGCTAGAAGAACTGGGAAGAGAATATAAAGAATTAAAAAATATTGTCGAAAAATACGAAAGTCTAAAAAAGAAAGAAAAGGAATTAGAAGAAATTATTAAAATGAAAGAAAGTTGTGATAAAGAAACTTATCAGTATCTCTTAGAAGAAGAAGAGAAATTAGAGAAAGAAAAAAAAGAATTAGAAAAAGAGCTTTTTTATTATTTTCTTCCCCAAGGAGAAGACTTAAAGAGAAATTGTATAGTTGAGATTCGACCAGCAGCCGGTGGTGAAGAAAGCTGCCTATTTGCTATGGATTTATTCAAAATGTATCAAAAATATTTGGATAAAAAGGGATTTAAATACGAAATCCTTTCTTTTCGCCCTTCTGACTTGGGTGGCGCGAAAGAAATAATTTTCTTGGTTAGTGGCGAAGGGGCTTACAACTATTTAAGATTTGAACAAGGTGTTCATCGTGTTCAAAGAGTACCTATCACTGAAGCTTCCGGTCGAATTCACACTTCTACGGTAACAGTAGCAGTATTAATGGAACCGAAAGAAGTAGAGATTAATATTAAAGAAGAAGACTTAAAAATTGAAGTTTTTCGTGCCAGTTCCAAAGGTGGCCAACATGTAAATGTTACTGATTCAGCAGTTCGAATTACCCACCTACCTACCGGAATAGTGGTTAGTTGCCAGGATGAACGCTCCCAGTATCAAAACCGACAAAAAGCACTAAAGATTTTAAAGGCCCGTCTATTAGAATACGAAAGAAAAAAACAGAAAGAAGAAGTTGATAAAGAAAGAAGAAAACAAATTGGTAGTGGCGAACGCGCGGAAAAAATAAGAACCTATAATTTCCCTCAAAATCGAGTTACCGATCACCGAATCGACCTCACTCTCTATGAACTCGATAAAATTATGGAGGGAAATTTAGATCCCATTATCTCACAACTACAAGAAAAAGAGATCGAAAAAATTTTAAATGAATAA
- a CDS encoding isoaspartyl peptidase/L-asparaginase, with protein MIAIIVHGGAGKIEEKEETKKGIEKALLKGWQILAKDGKAIDAVCAAVCELEDNPVFNAGTGSVLNLLFEVEMDASIMTSEGHFGACGAIKNIKNPILVAKKIMEETDHLLLVGEGAKLFAQLMGFSEYNPKTEKEVERLKKLIEKGENFYFPNFKKLIALYKNLKKEEKFGTVGACALDRYGVIAVATSTGGIRGKLPGRIGDSAIIGAGTYANPLAGVSATGHGESITKNFVAKEICELVKNYDIQTAINIVMEELKKRNCLCGVIGVDAQGNVGHGYTTKEMAWGFIKDGKMITF; from the coding sequence ATGATTGCCATAATAGTCCATGGTGGTGCCGGAAAAATAGAGGAAAAAGAAGAAACAAAAAAAGGTATTGAAAAAGCATTATTAAAGGGTTGGCAGATTTTAGCAAAAGATGGGAAAGCAATTGATGCTGTTTGTGCTGCGGTCTGTGAATTGGAAGACAATCCAGTTTTTAATGCTGGAACAGGTTCGGTACTTAATCTTCTCTTTGAAGTAGAAATGGATGCTTCGATAATGACCAGCGAAGGACATTTTGGTGCTTGTGGAGCAATTAAAAACATCAAAAATCCAATTTTGGTGGCAAAAAAAATTATGGAAGAAACCGATCATCTATTATTAGTAGGAGAGGGAGCCAAATTGTTTGCCCAATTAATGGGTTTTTCCGAATATAATCCTAAAACAGAAAAGGAAGTAGAAAGGTTAAAAAAACTTATTGAAAAAGGAGAAAATTTTTATTTTCCCAATTTTAAAAAACTTATTGCTCTTTATAAAAATCTGAAAAAAGAAGAAAAGTTCGGCACGGTTGGTGCCTGTGCTTTGGATCGTTATGGAGTTATCGCAGTAGCCACTTCTACTGGTGGAATAAGAGGAAAACTACCAGGCAGAATTGGCGATAGTGCAATTATTGGTGCTGGAACTTATGCTAATCCATTAGCCGGTGTTTCTGCCACTGGCCACGGAGAAAGTATTACCAAAAATTTTGTTGCCAAAGAAATTTGTGAATTAGTAAAAAATTACGATATTCAGACGGCTATTAATATTGTGATGGAAGAACTTAAAAAAAGAAATTGCCTTTGCGGTGTGATCGGCGTTGATGCCCAAGGTAATGTTGGCCATGGGTATACCACAAAAGAAATGGCTTGGGGATTTATTAAAGATGGCAAAATGATCACTTTTTGA
- the mutM gene encoding DNA-formamidopyrimidine glycosylase — MPELPEVETIKNELKAFLINKKFIGVKLENKKIIGYPKSKDFLKEIINKKILDIDRKGKYLIFKLSGNYNLTFHLRLSGRLIYNENPKEEIKYSRIKFLFNNGVLSFAEPRLLGRVYFYPQDQLPKSLSSLNNLGKEPLMPEFNFQYLKEKIKNRNTSIKTLLLDQKIACGVGNIYSDEALFCARIHPKRKGSSLKDYEIKRLVKCLKRIIKIAIKKKGTSISDYLRPNGKEGSFQNYLKVFRKEGEKCPRCKGKILRIKINNRSSYFCPKCQKEE, encoded by the coding sequence ATGCCAGAATTACCAGAAGTAGAGACAATAAAAAATGAGTTAAAAGCCTTTTTAATTAATAAAAAATTTATTGGTGTAAAATTAGAAAATAAGAAAATTATTGGCTATCCAAAATCTAAAGATTTTTTAAAGGAGATTATTAATAAAAAAATTTTGGATATTGATAGGAAAGGAAAATATTTAATTTTTAAGCTCTCAGGAAATTATAATCTAACTTTTCATTTACGGTTATCAGGCAGGCTTATTTATAATGAAAATCCAAAAGAGGAAATAAAATATAGCCGAATTAAATTTTTGTTTAATAATGGAGTTTTGTCATTTGCTGAGCCAAGATTGTTAGGAAGAGTTTATTTTTATCCACAAGATCAATTACCAAAATCGCTTTCTTCTTTAAATAATCTTGGTAAAGAGCCGCTGATGCCGGAATTCAATTTTCAATATCTTAAAGAAAAAATTAAAAATCGTAATACCTCTATTAAAACCCTTCTTTTAGACCAAAAGATTGCTTGTGGAGTAGGCAATATATATTCTGATGAAGCGCTTTTTTGTGCCAGAATTCATCCTAAAAGAAAAGGTTCTTCTTTAAAAGATTACGAAATAAAAAGACTTGTTAAATGTTTAAAAAGGATTATTAAAATTGCTATTAAAAAAAAGGGAACTTCCATCAGTGATTATTTAAGACCCAATGGTAAAGAAGGTTCTTTTCAAAATTATTTAAAAGTTTTTAGAAAAGAAGGTGAGAAATGTCCTCGATGTAAAGGAAAAATTTTAAGAATAAAAATTAATAATCGTTCTTCTTATTTTTGTCCTAAATGTCAAAAGGAGGAGTAA
- a CDS encoding acyl-CoA dehydratase activase-related protein — MKGKIGVIRALLYYRYGNFFINFFKSLGIDYLLSPETNKELIDLGVKNSSSEVCLPLKVACGHLLYLKDKVDYLFIPKIIYPYENLYTCPKMMGLPTIAWYLCGKEKVISPTIKRNFFLPLFFVGLKFRKNPFKIISAYLKAKNVSKERKKISFDNKKLKVAIISHFYNIYDKEIGDVLIETFKKEGFSVYLKDDLDEKILRKKDGFAKNIRWAFERELYNAFKYYLDKVDGICFFFSFACGPDSLIGEMMAKEAKEKDVPFLTIIFDEHSGKEGMITRIEAFCEMIKRKKNL; from the coding sequence ATGAAAGGGAAAATAGGTGTTATACGTGCTTTACTTTATTACCGTTATGGTAATTTTTTTATAAATTTCTTTAAATCTCTTGGTATTGATTATCTTTTATCACCAGAAACAAATAAAGAATTGATTGATTTGGGGGTGAAAAATTCTTCTTCGGAGGTTTGTTTGCCATTGAAAGTTGCTTGTGGTCATCTACTTTATTTAAAAGATAAAGTTGACTATCTTTTTATTCCGAAAATTATTTATCCCTATGAAAACCTTTATACTTGTCCCAAAATGATGGGACTACCAACAATTGCTTGGTATCTTTGTGGCAAAGAAAAGGTGATTTCACCTACTATAAAAAGAAATTTCTTTTTACCTCTATTTTTTGTTGGTTTAAAATTTAGAAAAAATCCTTTTAAAATAATTTCTGCTTATCTAAAAGCAAAAAATGTAAGTAAAGAGAGAAAGAAAATCTCCTTTGATAACAAGAAATTAAAAGTGGCGATAATTAGTCATTTTTATAATATTTATGATAAAGAAATTGGTGATGTTTTAATTGAGACTTTTAAAAAAGAAGGTTTTTCAGTTTATTTAAAAGACGATTTGGATGAGAAAATTTTAAGAAAGAAGGATGGTTTTGCTAAAAATATTCGCTGGGCTTTTGAGAGAGAGTTATATAATGCTTTTAAGTATTACTTAGATAAAGTTGATGGAATATGCTTCTTCTTTTCTTTTGCCTGTGGACCAGATTCTTTAATTGGTGAAATGATGGCAAAGGAAGCAAAGGAGAAAGATGTTCCCTTTTTGACAATTATTTTTGATGAACATTCGGGAAAAGAGGGAATGATAACAAGGATTGAAGCCTTTTGTGAAATGATTAAAAGAAAGAAGAATTTATGA
- a CDS encoding acyl-CoA dehydratase activase-related protein encodes MKAAFPYIGYHSIALKDFLTALGAEVCLPPQLTKRTLELGVKYSPEMVCLPFKITLGNFIEALERGADTLFMAAGARKCRFGYYHYLQEKILRELGYQFKFYSVSQYSPYEFIFEKMPQIFNVSPLKVLKALYLMIKKSELCENFKNCLRVIRAIDYQKSLILEREYLKRVKKVKRIKEINALNRELKELRRRWLKENGTKLRIGLVGEIYFLLEDFANQELEKELAKFGVLVLSKRSLYRRLKHLLKIEADFLKIYYYARKYLATSPGGEALHTIGEAIDFIKKGVDGIIHIFPFTCMPENIVLHSLEKISEDYNVPILSLSFDEHTSKTGLLTRIEAFLELVKRRKRNGNSLSRH; translated from the coding sequence ATGAAAGCAGCCTTTCCTTATATCGGCTATCATTCAATTGCCTTGAAAGATTTTTTAACTGCCTTAGGAGCAGAAGTTTGTCTACCACCGCAATTAACCAAAAGAACATTAGAATTGGGAGTAAAATATTCACCAGAAATGGTCTGTTTGCCTTTTAAAATTACCTTAGGAAATTTTATTGAAGCATTAGAGAGGGGAGCCGATACTTTGTTTATGGCTGCTGGAGCACGGAAATGTCGATTTGGTTATTATCATTACCTTCAAGAAAAAATTTTGAGAGAATTGGGTTATCAATTTAAATTCTATTCGGTCTCTCAATATTCACCTTACGAGTTTATTTTTGAAAAGATGCCGCAGATTTTTAATGTCTCGCCATTAAAAGTTTTGAAGGCATTATATTTAATGATTAAAAAAAGCGAACTTTGTGAGAATTTTAAAAATTGTTTAAGGGTAATAAGAGCGATTGATTATCAAAAGTCTTTGATATTGGAAAGAGAATATCTTAAAAGGGTTAAAAAGGTAAAAAGAATAAAAGAGATCAATGCTTTAAATAGAGAATTGAAAGAACTTAGAAGAAGATGGCTAAAAGAGAACGGAACAAAATTAAGAATTGGTTTAGTGGGCGAGATCTATTTTTTGTTAGAAGATTTTGCTAATCAAGAATTGGAAAAAGAACTGGCCAAATTTGGTGTTTTAGTATTGTCCAAAAGAAGTCTTTATCGCCGTCTAAAACATCTTTTAAAAATTGAAGCAGATTTTTTAAAAATTTATTATTATGCTCGAAAATACTTAGCTACTTCACCAGGTGGTGAGGCTTTACACACAATTGGTGAGGCGATTGATTTTATAAAAAAAGGAGTTGATGGAATAATCCATATATTTCCTTTTACTTGTATGCCGGAAAATATTGTGCTTCATTCTTTAGAAAAGATTAGCGAAGATTATAATGTGCCAATACTTTCCTTATCCTTTGATGAGCATACTTCCAAAACAGGTCTTTTAACAAGGATTGAAGCCTTTTTAGAATTGGTAAAAAGGAGGAAAAGGAATGGCAACAGTTTATCTCGGCATTGA
- a CDS encoding acyl-CoA dehydratase activase codes for MATVYLGIDVGSISTKGVVLDNNFNVITYEYLRTKGRPIEAVLNLIRTFKERIGNNVKFGGVGTTGSGRRLAGVMIGADIVKNEIIAHAIAASHFYPDCQTVIEIGGQDSKIIILRNGIPVDFAMNTVCAAGTGSFLDHQAQRLGIPIEEFGKLALKAKTKVNIAGRCTVFAESDMIHKAQLGFPIESIIAGLCEAIVRNYLNVVAKGKEIKPLILFQGGVAANVGVKEAFKKELKQEIIVPEYFLVMGAIGAAILAKEETNGNGSKFYGFEIANCDFETKAVECEGCANRCEIIHTYRNNELIDIYGDRCGKWSGG; via the coding sequence ATGGCAACAGTTTATCTCGGCATTGATGTTGGTTCAATATCTACTAAGGGTGTTGTTTTAGATAATAATTTTAATGTAATTACCTATGAATATTTAAGGACAAAAGGAAGACCGATAGAAGCAGTTTTAAATTTAATAAGAACTTTTAAAGAGCGGATTGGCAACAATGTAAAATTTGGTGGCGTCGGGACAACCGGAAGTGGTCGTAGGTTAGCCGGAGTGATGATTGGTGCGGATATTGTTAAGAATGAGATTATTGCTCACGCTATTGCTGCTTCCCATTTTTATCCCGATTGTCAGACAGTAATTGAAATTGGCGGTCAGGACTCAAAGATTATTATATTAAGAAATGGCATTCCGGTTGATTTCGCGATGAATACCGTTTGTGCTGCCGGAACCGGTTCCTTTCTTGACCATCAAGCACAGAGATTAGGGATACCAATTGAGGAATTTGGTAAATTGGCATTGAAAGCAAAGACGAAAGTAAATATTGCTGGTCGTTGTACGGTCTTTGCCGAGAGCGATATGATTCATAAAGCCCAATTGGGATTTCCTATTGAAAGCATTATTGCTGGTCTATGTGAGGCAATTGTCAGAAATTATTTAAATGTGGTAGCAAAAGGTAAAGAGATAAAGCCGTTAATTCTATTTCAAGGTGGTGTAGCAGCAAATGTGGGAGTAAAAGAAGCGTTTAAGAAAGAATTAAAACAAGAGATAATTGTTCCTGAATATTTTTTAGTAATGGGAGCAATTGGTGCAGCAATTTTAGCAAAAGAGGAAACAAATGGTAATGGAAGTAAATTTTATGGGTTTGAAATAGCCAATTGTGACTTTGAAACAAAAGCAGTAGAATGTGAAGGTTGTGCTAACCGTTGTGAAATAATTCATACTTATCGGAATAATGAACTTATTGATATTTATGGTGACCGCTGTGGCAAATGGTCCGGTGGATAA
- the rbfA gene encoding 30S ribosome-binding factor RbfA gives MKERVKRVSELLKETIAEIILKEFDNPHLGFITITAVKMTKDLKKATIFFTCYNEEEELEAKKILNNSKGYIKERLSSKIVLKYMPDLKFELDEELKRQEKIDKLLKELEKDARNSSGG, from the coding sequence ATGAAGGAACGGGTTAAAAGGGTTAGCGAACTTTTAAAGGAAACTATTGCGGAAATAATTTTAAAAGAATTTGACAATCCTCATCTTGGTTTTATTACTATTACTGCAGTAAAAATGACGAAAGATTTAAAAAAAGCTACTATTTTTTTTACTTGTTATAATGAAGAGGAAGAATTGGAGGCAAAGAAAATTTTAAATAATAGTAAAGGCTATATAAAAGAAAGGTTATCAAGTAAAATTGTTTTAAAATATATGCCCGATTTAAAATTTGAACTGGATGAGGAATTAAAAAGGCAAGAAAAAATCGATAAATTACTTAAAGAATTGGAAAAAGATGCGAGGAATAGTTCTGGTGGATAA
- the truB gene encoding tRNA pseudouridine(55) synthase TruB yields MRGIVLVDKEVGLSTYDLIRIIKNQSGNNFKIGHSGTLDPLACGIVVLLFNEATKISNFLMDYEKEYVGVIKLGIVTDTDDITGKIIEKKKVPKLKKEEILEILRNFVGKILQEPPKYSAIKINGEPSYLRARRKEEIIPKKRLVECYQIELIDYFRDTLLIKTVVGKGFYLRSLARDIGKKIGCGGTLAGLKRLRIGKWQLQDCLKAWELNYENIEKNLIPIREALYKFKEYFYDKKTIENFKREKKLSCSDEGNGYCKVISDDEKVLIVGEKEDKLIKFLKLIYEDN; encoded by the coding sequence ATGCGAGGAATAGTTCTGGTGGATAAAGAAGTTGGTCTCTCTACTTATGATTTAATTAGAATTATAAAAAATCAATCCGGCAATAATTTTAAAATCGGCCATTCGGGAACTTTAGACCCCTTGGCTTGTGGTATTGTGGTTTTACTATTTAACGAAGCAACCAAAATAAGCAATTTTTTAATGGATTACGAAAAAGAATATGTGGGGGTAATAAAATTAGGGATAGTAACTGATACCGATGATATTACTGGTAAGATAATTGAAAAGAAAAAGGTGCCGAAGTTAAAAAAAGAAGAGATTTTAGAAATTTTGAGAAATTTTGTTGGGAAAATTCTTCAAGAACCGCCCAAATATTCGGCAATAAAAATTAATGGAGAACCAAGTTATCTAAGAGCAAGAAGAAAAGAGGAGATTATTCCCAAAAAGAGGTTGGTTGAATGTTATCAAATTGAACTGATTGATTATTTTCGGGATACCCTTTTGATAAAAACTGTGGTTGGCAAAGGGTTTTATTTACGCTCTTTGGCAAGAGATATTGGTAAAAAAATTGGTTGCGGTGGTACTTTGGCTGGCCTCAAAAGGCTTAGGATTGGTAAATGGCAACTTCAGGATTGTCTAAAAGCCTGGGAACTTAATTATGAAAATATTGAAAAAAATTTGATTCCTATCAGAGAGGCTCTTTATAAATTTAAAGAATATTTTTATGACAAAAAAACAATTGAAAATTTCAAAAGAGAAAAAAAACTTTCTTGTTCAGATGAGGGAAACGGTTATTGTAAAGTTATTTCTGACGATGAAAAAGTCTTAATTGTGGGAGAAAAAGAAGATAAATTAATAAAGTTTCTTAAATTAATCTATGAAGATAATTAA
- a CDS encoding bifunctional riboflavin kinase/FAD synthetase, with translation MKIINGKEGKEFKNSVITIGSFDGIHFAHQVIIEKVIKSKENWKTFAGLVTFEPLPYVYFHPDFHFLLTPLSEKIRILESFGLDFLFIYNFNDSFANLEPLEFLNKLKNDLMPKKIVIGEDFRFGKERRGDIRFLKNFCEKEGILIEILSPIKKSGIEVKSTTIREKLILGNIRIANLLLGREYSIRGKVIKGEGRGALIGYKTANLELLEKNKLIPQDGVYACKVMMEGEEKIYLGVVNIGERPTFSERKRSIEVHILNWEKSLLGKELEVFFIQKIRPELKFENVEELKEKIKEDIEESIKIFKKEKLWEENAKFVEKPR, from the coding sequence ATGAAGATAATTAACGGAAAGGAAGGGAAGGAGTTCAAAAATAGTGTGATTACTATTGGTAGTTTTGATGGGATTCATTTTGCTCATCAAGTTATAATTGAAAAAGTAATAAAAAGTAAAGAAAATTGGAAAACTTTTGCTGGTTTGGTTACTTTTGAACCTTTACCCTATGTCTATTTCCATCCCGATTTTCATTTTCTTTTAACACCTCTTTCTGAGAAGATTAGAATTTTAGAAAGTTTTGGTTTAGATTTTCTTTTTATTTATAATTTTAATGATTCTTTTGCCAACTTAGAACCTTTAGAATTTTTGAATAAATTAAAGAATGACTTAATGCCTAAAAAGATTGTAATTGGTGAAGATTTTCGATTTGGTAAAGAAAGAAGAGGAGATATCAGGTTTCTTAAGAATTTTTGTGAAAAAGAAGGAATATTAATTGAAATTCTCTCACCGATTAAAAAAAGCGGCATTGAAGTTAAGAGTACCACAATTCGAGAAAAATTGATATTGGGAAATATAAGAATTGCTAATCTTCTTTTAGGTAGAGAATACTCAATAAGAGGAAAGGTGATAAAAGGAGAAGGTAGGGGGGCTTTAATTGGCTATAAAACAGCTAATTTAGAATTATTAGAGAAAAACAAACTAATTCCTCAAGATGGAGTTTATGCTTGTAAAGTAATGATGGAAGGCGAAGAAAAGATTTATTTGGGAGTAGTAAACATAGGTGAAAGACCAACTTTCTCGGAAAGGAAAAGAAGCATTGAGGTTCACATTTTAAACTGGGAAAAATCTTTGTTGGGTAAAGAATTAGAAGTGTTTTTTATTCAGAAAATCAGACCAGAATTAAAATTTGAAAATGTGGAAGAATTGAAAGAAAAAATAAAAGAAGATATTGAAGAAAGTATTAAAATATTTAAAAAGGAGAAACTATGGGAAGAAAATGCGAAATTTGTGGAAAAACCCCGGTAG